One bacterium genomic window, GTAGAACGCCGCGCCGTTCTCCGTGACGTAGAGCGGCGTCCCGCCGAGACGGTGCAGCCAAAGCAGCGTCTCCTCGAGCCCCTGCGGGTAGACCTCCCAGCCGAGCTCGGTGCGCGGGCGCGCGGTCTGCGGGACCGACGACGCGCGGCAGGGCCACGCCGCGTCGTCGCGGCGCGTCACGGCGCGCGTGTAGTAGTTGAGCCCGAGGTGGTCCAGCGGCTGGCGGATCAGCGCCATGTCGTCCGCGCCGTGCTCCGGCCAGGCCTCGCCGAAGATCTCCGCCATCTCCTCCGGATAGCGCCCGAGGAACACCGGCTCGACGTACTGGCGGTTCATGTAGGCGTCGGCGCGCCGCGCGGCGGCGACGTCGTCCTCGCGGTCCGAGGCCGGCGTCTTCGGCTCGATGTTCACGACGAGCCCGACGTTGCGGCAGCCGTCGGCGCGCAGCGCGAGCGTGGCGGCGCCGTGCGCGCGGAGCAGGTTGTGCGCGGCGATCGGCGCTTCGTGCAGGCAGCGGTGCCCCGGCGCGTGCACGCCGAAGAGGTAGCCGGCGTCGGCCGCGACCCACGGCTCGTTGAGCGTCGTCCAGAGCGCCACGCGGTCGCCGAGCGCGCGGTGCACGACGCGCGCGTAGTCGGCGAACCACTGCGCGACGTCGCGGTTGAGCCAGCCGCCGCGGTCGTCGAGCGCCGCGGGGAGGTCCCAGTGGTAGAGCGTCAGCGCGGGGGCGATCCCCGCGTCGAGCAGCGCGTCCACGAGGCGGCGATAGAAGTCGAGCCCCTTCTCGTTGACCGCGCCGGTTCCCTGCGGCAGGACGCGT contains:
- a CDS encoding beta-glucosidase, which translates into the protein PGRIADGADGDVACDHYRRFAEDVALMRSLGLTAYRFSVAWGRVLPQGTGAVNEKGLDFYRRLVDALLDAGIAPALTLYHWDLPAALDDRGGWLNRDVAQWFADYARVVHRALGDRVALWTTLNEPWVAADAGYLFGVHAPGHRCLHEAPIAAHNLLRAHGAATLALRADGCRNVGLVVNIEPKTPASDREDDVAAARRADAYMNRQYVEPVFLGRYPEEMAEIFGEAWPEHGADDMALIRQPLDHLGLNYYTRAVTRRDDAAWPCRASSVPQTARPRTELGWEVYPQGLEETLLWLHRLGGTPLYVTENGAAFYDPPTAEMGLDDPLRVAYFREHLLATRRAMDRGADVRGYFAWSLLDNLEWAEGRTKRFGLVHVDFSTLARTPKASARFYADVIRTRGACLR